A region of the Chitinispirillales bacterium ANBcel5 genome:
CTTAAACTACGCTCCAGAAAAAACTACACCTACCACTTCAGCATCCTTAATACAGAGACCAACAGACGTATAAACCTAACTCTTTTTCCCGAAAGTGAGAAATATCTACCTCTTGCTCCCGGTCCCTATATTGTGCTTGTTAAAAGCACCGTCACGTTCAGTAATGGTCAGCAATGGCGCTCATCCTACTCAGCATTCCCTCTGTCCCTGAATGCAGAAACAATGACCAGTGTAGTGATGAGAACAAGGGTTAACAGAAACTGAGCCCCGTTGTTGGCAAAAATGATCCGTTTGTGGTTACCCTTCAAAGAGCAAAAGCCTATTTCCCTTCTTGCTCCTCTCTTCTTTTTTTCAACAGTTCTATCACCTCCTCATCACTGGTCTGGTCAAACTCATCATACCAGGCGCCCACTGCGGTGAAATTATCCGGCTGAAGGGGACAGATCACATCATCAGCCTTTCCCCGTATCTCTCTTGTGGTTGATGGTGATCCTACCGGAACCGCAACGATCAATCTTTCCGGATTTTGCCGGCTTATAGCCTCAAGAGCGACTTTCATGGTTGCACCGGTTGCAAGGCCGTCATCGACAACGATTACCGCTTTACCGCGTATATCAAACGGTTCTCTTCCCTGCCTGTACATCCGCTCCCTTCTGCGCAGCTCTGCCAGCTGCTCCTCTGCAACCTGCTCAACTGTTTCCTTAGAAATAGAGAGAAATTTTACCACCGATTCGTTCAGCTGTACTATTCCTCCCTCTGCTATAGCTCCCATTGCAAGCTCCGGCTCTCCCGGAGTGCCAAGTTTTCGAACCAGAAATATATCCAGATCGGAATCGAGCAATGATGCTATTTCGTAGGCCACTACTACCCCGCCCCTTGGAAGCCCAAGCACCAGAAGGTTTGATGTTCCTATATAATGATCAAGATACTTTACCAGTTCCCTGCCAGCCTCACTTCTGTTGCCGTAGCGCTCAGCCATCTCTACCCTCCGAATCGTTTTTCTTTCTTGAATTTAAATAGAGCCACCGTAACCACTGCGCCCGTAATCTCCCACACTTTTGGGCTTACGACCGGTTGCTTCACTAACCCTCAGGCTTCTCCCTTCAAACTCCTTACCGTTAAGTTGAAGAATAGCCTCATGAGCGTTCTCCATCTCTACAAACCCAAACCCGCGGGAACGACCAGTATTATGATCCTTAATAATTGCCACCGATTGTACTTCTCCAATGTCTGAGAAAAGTTCTTTTAACTTCTCTTCGGTTACTCCCCAGGAAATGTTACCAACATACAGTTTTTGAGCCATTTAACCCCTCCGGTTTGATCTTGAAAACAAGCTTTTATCATGTTAGTTCAGTTTCTGCCCCTCTTACCAATACAAAAAGCATGCCATCTGCCTCAGCAACGGTAACATCCCCCATCAGCCCCTTTTCCATATCAGCTCTCCATTACGGTACACCCTCCTGATTCGGTGAAGGGGTACAGTAAAGGTTCTATCCTCCTGATCACGGGCAGTAAAAGAGAGCGGGTCAAGTCGCTCAATCATTTCCAAACCAATACTTACCAGTCCCATTCTACGGTCTTCATACATCAGTACAAAAGTAGCATCAGCAGAAAAGTCCCTATCCCAAATAATTCGGTCCAATATCTTCTTTACCGGTTCCATATGTTTTTCTAAACAGCAAAATGCATCCCTTACACCGTAATTACCCCGCAGCAAACCGCACAGAGCGGAAATTTTCCCGCAGTTGAGAAAAGATTTGAGAAATCCCCCCCCGTAATTACCACCCAATTTCAATCCACAAGAGCAATGGGATATGGCACAGCTGTTGATTTGTTCCCTTTAGTAGGAAAAGAAAACCCCACCAAGGGGAGAATAGTATTGTTTTAAACGTTTAATTGCTGCACCGGAGGAAAAAATGGCAACGCTTCTCCAAAAATCCATAAAACCCAACTCCCCAGACGCTCTTCTATTCTCCGATTTATTAAACGCTGCGCAAAAAAATAACAGCTCCACTATTCGAACAGTG
Encoded here:
- a CDS encoding DUF504 domain-containing protein, whose amino-acid sequence is MEPVKKILDRIIWDRDFSADATFVLMYEDRRMGLVSIGLEMIERLDPLSFTARDQEDRTFTVPLHRIRRVYRNGELIWKRG
- a CDS encoding RNA-binding protein yields the protein MAQKLYVGNISWGVTEEKLKELFSDIGEVQSVAIIKDHNTGRSRGFGFVEMENAHEAILQLNGKEFEGRSLRVSEATGRKPKSVGDYGRSGYGGSI
- a CDS encoding phosphoribosyltransferase, which encodes MAERYGNRSEAGRELVKYLDHYIGTSNLLVLGLPRGGVVVAYEIASLLDSDLDIFLVRKLGTPGEPELAMGAIAEGGIVQLNESVVKFLSISKETVEQVAEEQLAELRRRERMYRQGREPFDIRGKAVIVVDDGLATGATMKVALEAISRQNPERLIVAVPVGSPSTTREIRGKADDVICPLQPDNFTAVGAWYDEFDQTSDEEVIELLKKRREEQEGK